ttctctttcctttatgtacttttcatattttttattttaaagcaatatcctatttatatagacacagaaacaattaatgttatgcttttgtaatgtgggagttaactgattctgaataatatttactcctgggcatctgtcatatttactttaaTGAAAGCTCAGTTGTCCTTAGATTGATCTTAGTTCTTACACCCTCAAAGTTGGGTGTAAGTCCCCACTGAGGGACTTGGAtgaacccaaggcaagctgtaagctaccctggcttctACATGGGAAAGCCTAAGGGTCATAAGAAACATAATAAGTTAAGAATatgatcatggaacaaactctgacatTACCCAAAAGAAATAACTAAGTAAGAACCCTGTttgggttaggaaaaactaaacttgcctgaggactatggtctgggaAAGATAGTGAggtgtccccaggaaaagccacccttCGTTATGAGTTCAGAGAGACTATTTAAGCTTAATCAAGGGCATAGATAAAAGTCTATATCTCTTTTacattcatacaaaatgattcactgtcagtgtcatcccattgctcatcaatttgctcaagcaggcaccagtaatgtctccattgtgagacttattgttactgtttttggcatatcgaatacatcacgggtagcttgccaggctctgacatatgggcaagatactcttggtagcttgccgggctctccgagaggggcagaggaattgaacctgggtcggctgcatgcaaggcaaatgccttacctgctatgctatcactccagacccatacaaagtgattaaaaatattattaagaagtaaattgaaTATGATCGTTTTGATGAATTACcagtaaaggaaaggagaaatcaatATGCCCTAGGATGGATTTTCACCCTTCAGCAGATCTCCTTGAAAgaatctagagtgctggagcCCCTAGATGAAATTCCCTTCTTGAGAGAATTTCCTTggagaatttcccctgaaggtagggctttacatctgttcattgtttatgctAATGTTCAATCATACCTATGTGTGTAATTGCTGCCCCCAACCCTTCAAGATTTCCCTATAATTAATGCTGATTGATTTGAACAAAGTGCCTCTGGTTACCAGCCTGTGGACCCATTCCTTTGGCCATTGTCCAGGAAATGGTCATTGGTCCTGAATGCACCTAGGGACCCCAGTCTCTGCAGGACAGTGACTCACACAAATAGCACCTAAATAGGGATGCCTCATACACAAGCAGATACATAGAGAAGTTATTAGTCCATTGTATTGATGACCCTTTGGTCACTAGCTTATTTTATGTCACATACCACATCAGGGTATGTCCACATTGTTATGTGTATTCTGTATTTTCCACCTTTTAAAGAGATAATAACAttacattgtttttatatttgcattattCATTAATTTTCCAGTACACAAGCATTTCTTCCATCACCAGCatttgtgaataatgctactatAAGCAGGCAGCTTCCTTCTGCAACCCTGTTTTCAGTTCACAGGGGCATATATATCTAGAAGTGGAATTTTGCATAATGTGACAATTCTGTTCAATTTTTTGAGCAATTGTCCTAATGTTTCCTTCAGAAGCTGAACCATTTTACATTCTCACAAACAGTTCACAAGATTGCAGCATCTTCACATTCTAACCaacacttttaattttcttattgctTTTAAGAATAGTCATTTTTCCAACAGCaccagtgttggaacactaaatgcctgaaacaactgtattatgagcaaccTTGTAAATTGcagtgttttaattttaagtcattttaataGGCAATGTAAGTTTCTGTGTTGTGCACTGATTTTGTAcatggtaacactgtagcactgtcgcactgtcatcccattgttcatcgatttgactgagcgggcaccagtaacgtctccattgtgaggcttgttactgtttttggcatattgaatatgccacaggtagcttgccaggctctgatgtgtggtcggaatactctcggtagcttgccaggctctccaagagggacggaggaatcaaactcaggtcggtcacatgcaaggcaaacaccctacccactgtactatcgctccagtccatgtacaTGGTATGTAGTTTAATTCTCTTAATGTTGTGAGTAGCATGCACATAAGGTGAAAAAATATACATGGACATACAGgtagagatagagaaggagaaaTATTTAGGATAAGAAGAATCCAGCAAAGCACATTAAGAAGTCACTACAGAGCCCTGCTTTTAATCAGCAATCTATGAAATTGCTCCCTAGTAAATGTGCGCCCCTAATGCCCCAAAgttgagagatagtatgggggaaattgtctgcaacagaggcagggggagggataggATGGGGGACGGGACattggggacatcggtggtggaaaatgtgtactgttggagggatgggtgttcaatcattgtatgactgaaattcaaacatgaaagctttgtggtagatagaacaaaaaggaatgccctgccacagaggtggggtggggtggggtgggggagatggggtgggagggtgggagggatactgggatcattggtggtggagaatgggtcctggtagaggaatggatactcgagcattgtatgactaaaacacaagcacgaaaagtaagtctgtaaaaaaataaaaataaaattaaaaaaaaattttaaaaatcaaacatgaaagctttgtaagtgttgctcatggtgattcaataaaataaataaataaatgaataaataaataatgaatcacTTACCTAAcctgtggggaaaaaagaaaagagaatgtgcTCCCCAAGAGAAGGACTGACTAATTTGCAATTTCTTCCTAGTGCCTGCCTTAATATCTACaaagcagaaataattttttaaagagttagATCTCATTTCCATTGAACAGTGATGTCACCTATTTTGTGCTCAAGACAGTGTCCACGTTCGGACTAAGTTCATTCACAACTTTCACCAGACAGAAACAGGTCCCTAACTATGAGTGAAATGCACTGCACACCATCACTTGGCTGAAACTTGACACTATGGTAATTGTTGTGATCGGTATTGCAAAGTTCCTGATATATTCTATTTTCCTTCACTCCCAGAAGAAACTGGAGCAGCATGAGGCAGGAGAACCAGAGCAGCGTGTCTGAATTCCTCCTACTGGGCTTCCCCATCCCCCTGGAGCAGCAGTTCCTGTTCTTCACCCTCTTCCTGGCCATGTACCTGAccaccgtgctggggaacctgctcatcatcctgctcaTCAGGCTGGACTCccgcctccacacccccatgtacttcttcctcagccaCCTGGCTCTCACTGATGCCTCCTTCTCGTCTGTCACGGTTCCAAGGATGCTGCTGAACATGCAGACTCAGCACCCAGCCATCTCCTACTCGGGGTGCATTTCACaggtgtatttttatttggtttttggctgTGTGGACAACCTCCTTCTCTCGGTGATGGcatatgacaggtatgtggccatctgtcacCCTCTACACTACACCCTCATCATGAGGAACGAGCTTTGCGTGCTGCTGGTGGCTGGCTCCTGGATCATCTCCTGTAGCAGTGCCCTCTTGCACACCCTTCTCCTGGCCCAATTGTCCTTCTGTGCTGATAACATCATTCCCCACTTCTTCTGTAGTCTCTCAGTCCTGATTAAGCTATCCTGCTCCAACACATCTCTCAATGAACTAGTCATATTCACTGCAGGAGCTGCTACAGTTGTCTTTCCACTGAGTGGCATCCTGGTTTCTTATGGTTGCATTGGGGCCTCGGTCTTACGGGTTCCATCCACCAAAGGTATCCGAAAAGTCTTGTCCACTTGTGGCTCCCACCTCTCTGTGGTCTCTCTGTTCTATGGCACGATTGTGGCGATATACTATTCCCCTTCGTCAAGCGACTCCAAAAACAAAGACATGATTGCCTCTCTGATGTACACCGTGGTGACCCCCATGTTAAATCCTTTCATCTACAGTCTAAGAAACAGAGACATTAAATTAGCTCTGAGGACTCTTTTCAGAAAGAGGGTCCTCCTTGCCAAGTGAGAGTCATCCAGCTATGCTCTAATATCAGCCCTACTTTCAGatgcctaaaaaaaaaagtgtgtttgttcctcaaaaaaaaaaaaaaactagagattgaaCTCCTGTTTGACCCAGccatatcacttctgggaatataccctgggggtccaaaaacatacagcagaaacaacatctgcactcctatgttcagtgcagcactatgcacaattgccagaatctggaaacagcctgagagcccaagaacagacaaatggataaagaaactatggcacatctacacaatggaatactacatagctatttggaaaatgaggtcatgaaatgtgcctataaatggatggacttggaaagtatcatgctgagtgaaatgagtcaaaaggagaggaacagatataaaatgacttgaTTTATTtgttggatatttaaaaaaagtcactgtcactgtcactgtcatgccattgattgtcaatttgcttgagcaggtgccagtaacatctccattcatcccagccctgagattttaacagcctctctttactcatccttcccaacggtgccacattagaggctctttcagggtcaggggaatgaggtccatcattattactgtatttggaatatgaatatgccaacaggagcttgccaggctttcccatgtgggcaacaaactctcagtagcttgccaggttctctgagaaggagaactaggctataagatgtcgcggggctgcgcacttccgggagcttggtttatagTCACATGGCCGTACCTCACTGTAGGAGAAGCTAAAATTGTTAAGActatgaaagaaggaaagtacGGATTGCAAATTTAAAACTAAGGGTTGCTTGAAGTATCAAAATTAAGGGAAAAGAAGCTAGAAATTAACTAGAGAACTGGGGTTAAAATAAGCATTCTACATGTTTATTATGCATTAGTCAGTTTTCGTTCTAAaagctgatttttaatttttcataatttatgcATAG
The nucleotide sequence above comes from Sorex araneus isolate mSorAra2 chromosome 1, mSorAra2.pri, whole genome shotgun sequence. Encoded proteins:
- the LOC129405665 gene encoding olfactory receptor 1J4-like isoform X1, with the translated sequence MRQENQSSVSEFLLLGFPIPLEQQFLFFTLFLAMYLTTVLGNLLIILLIRLDSRLHTPMYFFLSHLALTDASFSSVTVPRMLLNMQTQHPAISYSGCISQVYFYLVFGCVDNLLLSVMAYDRYVAICHPLHYTLIMRNELCVLLVAGSWIISCSSALLHTLLLAQLSFCADNIIPHFFCSLSVLIKLSCSNTSLNELVIFTAGAATVVFPLSGILVSYGCIGASVLRVPSTKGIRKVLSTCGSHLSVVSLFYGTIVAIYYSPSSSDSKNKDMIASLMYTVVTPMLNPFIYSLRNRDIKLALRTLFRKRVLLAK
- the LOC129405665 gene encoding olfactory receptor 1J4-like isoform X2, whose protein sequence is MRQENQSSVSEFLLLGFPIPLEQQFLFFTLFLAMYLTTVLGNLLIILLIRLDSRLHTPMYFFLSHLALTDASFSSVTVPRMLLNMQTQHPAISYSGCISQVYFYLVFGCVDNLLLSVMAYDRYVAICHPLHYTLIMRNELCVLLVAGSWIISCSSALLHTLLLAQLSFCADNIIPHFFCSLSVLIKLSCSNTSLNELVIFTAGAATVVFPLSGILVSYGCIGASVLRVPSTKGIRKVLSTCGSHLSVVSLFYGTIVAIYYSPSSSDSKNKDMIASLMYTVVTPMLNPFIYSLRNRDIKLALRTLFRKRKLEIN